From Brassica oleracea var. oleracea cultivar TO1000 chromosome C3, BOL, whole genome shotgun sequence, a single genomic window includes:
- the LOC106331723 gene encoding uncharacterized protein LOC106331723 isoform X1 — MDSSQGTSACAEEQQRIEILNSHNEKLVGLLHETGSTEVVVLCHGFRSNKNDTVMKSVAAAIEKEGISAFRFDFSGNGESEGSFYFGNYNHEADDLRSVIQHFSNFNRVVPLILGHSKGGDVVLLYASKYHDISNVINLSGRYDLKKGIGERLGVHFLERLKQQGFFDVKDGTSVYRVTEESILERLNTDMHEACLKIDKDCRVLTVHGSEDEIIPVEDAREFAKIIPNHKLEIVEGADHCYTKHQSQLVTTVMEFIKTVTVKNN, encoded by the exons ATGGATTCGTCTCAGGGAACTTCAG CTTGTGCAGAAGAACAACAGAGGATCGAGATTCTGAACAGCCACAACGAAAAACTGGTGGGCCTGCTTCACGAAACAGGATCAACTGAAGTTGTGGTCTTATGCCATGGATTTCGATCAAACAAG AATGACACAGTCATGAAGAGTGTGGCTGCTGCTATTGAGAAAGAAGGGATCAGCGCTTTCCGTTTTGATTTCTCTGGAAATGG AGAGAGTGAAGGCAGTTTCTATTTTGGTAACTACAACCATGAAGCTGATGATCTACGTTCTGTCATCCAACATTTCTCTAACTTTAACCGTGTGGTTCCTCTTATTCTAGGCCACAGTAAAG GAGGTGATGTGGTCCTCCTTTATGCCTCCAAGTATCACGATATCAGTAATGTAATCAATCTCTCCGGACGTTATGATCTCAAAAAAGGTATAGGAGAGCGACTTGGGGTACACTTTTTGGAAAGACTCAAGCAACAAGGGTTCTTCGATGTTAAAGATG GAACATCCGTGTACCGTGTTACTGAGGAGAGCATACTGGAGAGGTTGAACACTGATATGCATGAAGCTTGCCTCAAGATTGACAAAGATTGCAGAGTCTTGACGGTTCATGGATCAGAGGATGAGATAATACCTGTGGAAGATGCCAGGGAGTTTGCTAAGATCATACCGAACCACAAGCTGGAGATTGTGGAAGGAGCAGATCATTGTTATACCAAACATCAAAGTCAGTTGGTAACAACAGTAATGGAGTTCATAAAGACAGTCACTGTGAAGAACAACTAG
- the LOC106331723 gene encoding uncharacterized protein LOC106331723 isoform X2, producing MDSSQGTSACAEEQQRIEILNSHNEKLVGLLHETGSTEVVVLCHGFRSNKNDTVMKSVAAAIEKEGISAFRFDFSGNGESEGSFYFGNYNHEADDLRSVIQHFSNFNRVVPLILGHSKGGDVVLLYASKYHDISNVINLSGRYDLKKGTSVYRVTEESILERLNTDMHEACLKIDKDCRVLTVHGSEDEIIPVEDAREFAKIIPNHKLEIVEGADHCYTKHQSQLVTTVMEFIKTVTVKNN from the exons ATGGATTCGTCTCAGGGAACTTCAG CTTGTGCAGAAGAACAACAGAGGATCGAGATTCTGAACAGCCACAACGAAAAACTGGTGGGCCTGCTTCACGAAACAGGATCAACTGAAGTTGTGGTCTTATGCCATGGATTTCGATCAAACAAG AATGACACAGTCATGAAGAGTGTGGCTGCTGCTATTGAGAAAGAAGGGATCAGCGCTTTCCGTTTTGATTTCTCTGGAAATGG AGAGAGTGAAGGCAGTTTCTATTTTGGTAACTACAACCATGAAGCTGATGATCTACGTTCTGTCATCCAACATTTCTCTAACTTTAACCGTGTGGTTCCTCTTATTCTAGGCCACAGTAAAG GAGGTGATGTGGTCCTCCTTTATGCCTCCAAGTATCACGATATCAGTAATGTAATCAATCTCTCCGGACGTTATGATCTCAAAAAAG GAACATCCGTGTACCGTGTTACTGAGGAGAGCATACTGGAGAGGTTGAACACTGATATGCATGAAGCTTGCCTCAAGATTGACAAAGATTGCAGAGTCTTGACGGTTCATGGATCAGAGGATGAGATAATACCTGTGGAAGATGCCAGGGAGTTTGCTAAGATCATACCGAACCACAAGCTGGAGATTGTGGAAGGAGCAGATCATTGTTATACCAAACATCAAAGTCAGTTGGTAACAACAGTAATGGAGTTCATAAAGACAGTCACTGTGAAGAACAACTAG